Proteins encoded in a region of the Planococcus shixiaomingii genome:
- a CDS encoding small multi-drug export protein has product MIYEYFLVFLGAAIPWLEIALVIPLGIVAGLSPFWVMVMAFVGNMLTVFALIIGFDKFKDWYTKRQEAKGKTVNKKSERAKRIWNKWGLPGLALLGPILIGTHIAAFIGMTLGATKKNTTIWLTISIGLWTLFFGIATALGFDFFTRAV; this is encoded by the coding sequence ATGATTTACGAATATTTCTTAGTGTTTTTAGGAGCTGCCATTCCATGGCTTGAAATCGCGTTGGTTATTCCGCTGGGCATTGTGGCGGGATTGTCTCCTTTTTGGGTCATGGTCATGGCCTTTGTCGGCAATATGTTGACGGTGTTTGCGTTGATTATCGGCTTTGATAAATTCAAGGACTGGTACACAAAGCGCCAGGAGGCGAAAGGAAAGACGGTAAATAAAAAAAGTGAACGCGCCAAACGGATTTGGAACAAATGGGGCCTACCGGGTCTAGCGCTTCTTGGGCCAATCCTAATCGGTACGCATATTGCGGCATTTATCGGTATGACACTTGGCGCAACAAAAAAGAACACAACCATTTGGCTAACCATCAGTATCGGTCTATGGACACTCTTTTTCGGCATTGCGACAGCGCTCGGATTCGACTTTTTCACGAGAGCGGTATAA